CAGGCGAAGAGCGCGGGTGCGGGGCTGGTGATTGGAAACGGTCGGATTTCCGGCGGGTTGAAAAGTGAACCGATTTTTTTCCGCCGGCGCGGCCCGGACATGCCCTTGAATTTTCCGTTTTCGGCCGCGCTCTTTCAAAAAAAGAAAGGATCCCGTTTTCGGATCCTGCGACGGTTGAAAGGGGCTGGCCATCGACATGGCGAAGCGCCCCGCAGGCCGCTTCGGGCTTTTGACGGCGCGCCGCGGCTGGCCGCCTGGTTTTGCTTTCGTTCCGAAGGGCCGTCCTCCGAAACTGAAATCAACCTTCCCTTGGCGGAAGGCGGGCCCGGCTTTTTTGACCTTACTAATTTTTTATTCCATGGATTTCGGATACCTTCACCGTTTTTTGCTCCCGGAAGGAGCGGGTGGCGGCCTGGGCGATCATCAGGGCGGCTTTGCCGTCTTGGACGGTGACGGCCGGAGGTTGGCCGCTTTGGATGCGCCGAATGAAGTCGACCATCTCCAGAAGATAAGCTTCTCGGAAACGCTCCAGGAACCCCGGCACGATATCCCGCGCTTCCCCCTTGGCGTTCAACAGCACCACATCGTGGTGACGCCGGCTGCCGATGACGAGGGTTCCCTCGGTTCCGACCACTTCGGCTCGGATGTCATAGCCGTACCCCGCGCTGCGGTATCCCTCCACGTCCCCCGCTGCGCCGGAGGCGAAGGTGAGATAGACGAGGGCCTGGTCGATGTCCCCGATCGTTTTCATAAAGCGATTGACGAGAACGGTTCCGTGGGCCGTTACGCTCTCCACTTCCGACCCCATCAGGAAACGGGCGATGTCGAAGTCGTGAATGCACATGTCCATGAAAATCCCGCCGGAGCTCCTGACGTATTTTTCGGGAGGAGCGGCGGGGTCCCGGGTGACTCCTTTGAAATAGACCGGCCGGCCGATGTCTCCCCGCCGGATCCGTTCTTTGGCGTGCGCATAGGCGGGATCAAACCGCCGCATGAACCCGACTTGGCAGAAAACCCCCGTTTGTTCGACGA
The sequence above is drawn from the Planifilum fulgidum genome and encodes:
- the iolG gene encoding inositol 2-dehydrogenase; the encoded protein is MQLKKIRCAVLGLGRQGFRHAENLAYRIPGAELSAVVDTVEERARKIAEDWGIPRWHTEADPIFSDPGIDAVIIATPSDTHPPLVIEAARHNKAIFVEKPLATNLNEADRIIEVVEQTGVFCQVGFMRRFDPAYAHAKERIRRGDIGRPVYFKGVTRDPAAPPEKYVRSSGGIFMDMCIHDFDIARFLMGSEVESVTAHGTVLVNRFMKTIGDIDQALVYLTFASGAAGDVEGYRSAGYGYDIRAEVVGTEGTLVIGSRRHHDVVLLNAKGEARDIVPGFLERFREAYLLEMVDFIRRIQSGQPPAVTVQDGKAALMIAQAATRSFREQKTVKVSEIHGIKN